The DNA region TCGTCCAGTAGTGCGGAGACTTCACTCCCGTTCATGACGAACAGCAGCGACGGCAGCAGCGCCGGATTCAGATCCAGCCGCGCGATATCGTCCCACACGGACGGCCGGGAGACGCGGTTGAGAAAGCGGGAGTGATCCACCAGACACGGGCCACCCTTCTTGGCGACGATGACGAGATCGCCGGCCGAGCCGCTGGACCAGAGGGTGAGATCGTCGAACACGGAGGCCAGGGTGCGCAGAATGAGCTTCAGGTCATTCTCGGCCATGTGGTAGGCCGGCACCCACTGCACGAACACGCCGTCGTCGCGCAGCCGGCTGTGGCACAGCTCGTAGTACTCCTTGGTGAACAGGCTGGATTCCCCGCGGACCCACGGGTTGGACGGTTGCGAAACGATCGCGTCATAGTCGTGCGCCGCGGTCAGCAGGTAGTTGCGCGCATCCCTGCGCACGATGTGCAGCCTGGGGTCGTCCAGTGCATCGTGGTTCTCTTCTGCAAAGAGCGTGGCGGCCTTGATAACGGCGGGCGATATCTCGGCGCAGTCCACGGAGCGCACCGGATGCGTGAGCACGGAACCCACCGTGACGCCACTGCCGAGCCCCACCACCAGGACGTCCTCCGGATTGTCATGGAACAGCATCGGCAGCTGGCCGATCATCACCTGCGTGCGCATGTCCGTCGTGGTGCTCGTGGAGGCGTCGGTCTTGCCGTCGATGGTCAAAAACCGCAGCCCGTCGGGCCGTTCCATCACCGCCACGGTCACCGCCGGCCCGGTATCGTAGAACAGCAGCTTGTACTGCTTCATGGCCAGCTCCCAGACATCCCAATCCGAAAGGTCGTGGATGGCGGACTTCACGCCGGATGCCTCGCCGACCCGGTCGCGCATGGACTCGTATCGGGAGGCGTAAACGTACACGCCGCTGTTGAGGATGTGCGGCGACCACGCGCCGATGAATGCGAACTGGAACAGCAGAAGGGCCAGCGTGCCGGCGATCACACCACCGCGGAACAGGACACGCACCGGAATGACCAGCACAAGGCCAAGCGCGGCAAGCAGATTCAGGAGCGAGCCCGCAAGGATGGTCCGCTCCATGCCGATGCCCGGCACAAGCACGAGGCCGGCAAGGCACGCGCCGGCGGCGGCGCCAAAGGTATTGACCGCATACGCCTGGCCGATGCGCGAGCCCACGTGGCCGGGCCGCTTCACAAAGAGCGCGCTGACCACGGGAAAGAGCATTCCCATGGCCACGGTGGGGATCAGCATGACCAGGCCGCAGAGACTGAAACGAACAACCTGCAGCAGAAGCCACGACCCGGCCGTCTCCTCGTACAGACTCAGAAACACGAACGGCAGCTTCTCGAAGGCCGGTATAGTGGCGAGCACCGAAAACCCCACGAGCATCTGCAGGACGACATAGAGCCACGTCCGGCTCACCGCGGCTGGGATGTACCGGTACAGCGCGCTGCCCAAGGTTATCCCCACCAGGATGACCGCGAGCATGGTGGTGAAGGCGTAGGTGGTGGTCCCCAGAATCATCACCAGGGTCCGGCTCCAGGCCACCTCGTACAGTATGGTGGCCGCACCGGAAACGCAGAAACCGATGAGAATCGCGAGCTGCTGCACGTCAGCCGGTTCGCGCCTGGCGGCGCTTTCCACCAGGACGGCTGCTCCCTCCGCCCTGCGATCGCGCCGGCTCAGCAACCAGAACCCGGCGGCTACGCACACGTTGCACCCCACCGCGGTCAGCGTGGTATAGTGAACCCCTGCATGCGGCAGCAGTACGTAGCCCGTAACAAGAACCCCAAGAATGGCTCCGAATGTATTTGCCGTATACAGCGCTGCAACAGGTACGGAAATTGTTTGCGAGTTGCGCACAACAAGACGCGACAGCAATGGTAATGTTCCGCCTATAAATGTAGTTGGCACGAGAAGCAGAAGAAATGCGAGGAACAGCCGGACGGCATTAAGCAGTACCGGACCGGGGCTGGCGACCTGATTGAACAGGATATACGCACTTTCGGTCCAGCCCAGGAAAACCGGCAGAAGCAATGCCCACGCGGCCACGCCCAGCTCGACCGCCACGTAGCAGCGCAGGAGCGTGCGTTCCCCCCATCGATCCGCCAGCTTTCCCAGCCCCCACGAACCGAAGCCGAGACCGAACATGAATGCTGTCAGCACCATGGCTACGGCATAGCTCGACGCCCCGAGAACAAGGGTGAACTGGCGAACCCAAAGAACCTGATAAGCAAGTCCGGCTGATCCGGACAACATGAAGAGCATCAACAAGAAACGGCGGGAAAGGAATGAGACACCATTTCTCAGGAAGACACGCGAAGAACAAACAGCCAATTAAGCATCCCACTGTATCTAAGCATTCATTACCATAATAGCCCTTACAAACAAGGGCACAGTAGATCGATGCCAACATTTAGGTCAACTGGCTTTGGCGTGTGAATTGCTGTCTGTTACTATCGCAACTTGTTATATAGTCAAATTTTATCGCTTCACCCTTCTTTTTGCATATCCCCCTGATTCATTTAGAAGCGCTGGGCAGGATTATTTTTTGCGATTAAAATTATTACACGAATATAATAAGTTAGTGAATATTACATAAAAACATTTTTCTTCTAACTGTTAGGCTTTTATTGCTAATTGATACTAGCTTTAGCAGTCAATTGCCCAATTAATATGACTTGTTACAGTGAGAGTAAATTTAGTCATGCCTGCCATCAAGTTACTGCTCAATAATTGCTTCAATCATTTTTTTTATTACTTCGCTCCATTCATATTTGTCTATTTATTGAGTGTTGTTTCAATTCAACAACTATACTTATATAAATGATTTATATAAATTCATAAAATATCATATGCATATTAACGCCTCTGCCCCCATTTTTTTCAGAAAAAAATGAACGAGCGCGACCAAAACGATCATCCGCGCATAGGATGTTGAGAAGAAATTTGTTATCATGAAAAACCTGAAAAACGTGTCGTTAATTGTGGAATCCTTATAAATTCAATCGATTACTTCGCACCGTGCATCACTACCCGGACAGCTACATCCGCGCTGGCCGTGCAGGAAAATCTGCTGGATATGGTGAATGGAGTATTTGGATTATTGAATTGAGTCCGGCAAACCGGAGAATAATGCAATGACAGCCTGTGTTATCAAAAAACCATCATGCATATAGCCACTCAAAAGCACTAAGAAGAACTAGAAGAACTTCCATAATTTAGCAGACTCACAAAGTATGCGATGTGTACTCTACACGCAAGGTATGTTGTCGTATATAATTGTCCAAACAAATTTATTTATAAGTTCTCGTGCCCCTTTTTATGATTACATCTTGTATTGATGGCTTGAATATTTTTTGTTCAATTTCTCAATATATGTGCAAATTCGACCAAGCTCTTAACCTCCGACAACACAACTCCTCCGCCAATATAGCCAATGTACGGATGCTACTACAATTGATTACCTTTCCTACTTTCGCACTCAGTGCATGCGTTGCAGTTCCTTCAACTATGGCTTCCTGCAACGCCAGGGCAGGAGCTTTCACGGAGACCTGGAAGCACTGCCAGGGATGAACCAATCAGGCGTACCGCCACTCCCCCTCGCCGGGCCGGCGGGCAAAAGCGGGCCTGAGCCCCCCGCGTTCAGATCCCGGCGCTTGACGAAGGGGTGCACGAAATCGTAGTAGCATTCCTGACTTATGTTGGATCTTGCCTAGCTCCATACCCGGACCCCGATGTCCCCTGGCCACTGCCGCCGCAAGCTTTTGCGGTGGGCGTTTTCTTGCGGCCTTTTTCCATGGAGCTACACCATGTCGTTTTACGACCTCATCGACCTTGGCTGGTCGTCCTTTTTCTCAACGCCTTTCGATTCCCTGAACCTTAGCGGCCTTGCGCCTGCGCGTGTGGCGCGCGCCGAGCGGGAGCGCTACCTCCTCATGCATGCCGGCGGCTATGCCTGCGCCGTGCTGGCCGGAAGGCTGCGGCACGAGTCCCTCGGCCCCGGCGGCCTGCCCGTGGTGGGCGACTGGATCGTAGCGCGGCTCGAAGACCTCCCCCACAACGGTTGCGTCGAGGCCGACACGCATTCCGAAGCACAGTTCGGCGCGGCGCGCATCGAGGCGATCCTGCCACGGCGCACCCTGTTGTCCCGGCTCGATCCTTCCGGCGGCGCGCAGCAACCTCTGGCCGCCAATGTAGACCTCGTGCTTCTCGCCGCAGGGCTGGATCACGACTTCAACCCGCGGCGCCTGGAACGTGGGGCCGCGCTGGCTCGCGGGGCCGGCGCCGAGCCCGTGGTGGTGCTGACCAAGGCGGACCTGCGCCCGGACTGCCGCCGCGAGCTGTCGCAGGTCATGTCGGCAGTGCCCGGCGCATACGCCTTTGCGCTCAGCGCGCGCACAGGTCAGGGCGTCGACGAGCTGCGCGGACTCCTCACGCCGGGCGTCACCGCCGTGCTGCTCGGCTCATCCGGCGCGGGCAAGTCCACCCTCGTCAACCGATTGCTCGGCAGCCAACAGCAGCGCACTGCCGCCGTGCGGGAAGCAGACTCCCGCGGCCGGCACGCCACCACGCACCGCGAGCTGTTCCCGCTGCCCGGCGGCGGGTTGCTCATCGATACGCCCGGTCTGCGCGCCTTCGGTCTGACGGGCGAGGACGGCGTGGGCGATCTCTTTGCGGATGTGGAGCGCTTTGCCGCGTCCTGCCGCTTCCGGGACTGCCGCCACGAGGCCGAGCCCGGCTGCGGCGTCAAGCAGGCGATGGATCGCGGCGAACTCACGCCCGAGCGCTACGCCTCATTCCTGAAGCTGCGCAGTGAGGCCGAACGCATCGAACGCCGCCAGGCATCCCCCACTGACCTGGAAGCGAAACGCAGGGATAAAGAGCTGGGCAAGCTGCTGAAACGGTACGCGCGGATCAACCCCAAGGGCTAAGCAGTCACATCCCTCAATAAAACAATCGCCCGGAGCCGTACCCATGTATCGGCTCCGGGCGATTACTTTTTGCGAGACTCGGGCGACGCGTGCGTCTGCGGAAGGCTGTCTGTTGAATGCCGCGATGACTGGCCGGAGCTATCATAACAGCTGAGCCCCAACCGGATGAGAATCTAGCCCAGCGCGGCCATCACAGCCCCGGTGACCACGATGTTGGCCAGCGCGATAGGCATCAGCACCTTCCAGCAGAAGTGCATAAGGTGGTCGTAGCGCATCCGCGGCATGGTTCCCCGCGTCCAGACCAGCAGGAATGGGACGATAGCGATCTTGATGAGCAGCCAGATTGGTCCGGGCAGGAGCGGCCCCCGCCAGCCGCCCAGGAAGAAGACGGCCATCAGCGCCCCGAAAAGGATCATGTTCACGTACTCGCCAAGGAAGAACAGCGCGAAGCGCATGCCGCTGTACTCGGTGTGGAAGCCGGCCTGCAGCTCGTTCTCGCCCTCGGGAATGTCGAAGGGAATCCGCTTGGACTCGGCCAGGCTGCAGATGAAGAAGATGGCGGCCGACACGGGCTGCACCACGATGAACGGGTAGCTGGACTGCGCGTTGACGATGTCGGTCAGGCTCAGGGAGCCGGCCATCATGAACACGGGCACCAGGGACAGGGACAGGGGCAGCTCGTAGCTGATCATCTGCGCCACACCGCGCACGGCGCCGATGAGCGAGAACTTACTGTTGGAGGCCCAGCCGCCCAGCGCCACGCTGTAGACGCCTATGGAGGAGAGCGCCAGGAAGACGAGCACGCCGATGTCCATGTCACTGATCACCAGCGGTACCGTATGGCCGAAAAGGTGGATGTTCCCGCCGAATGGAACCAGCGCGAAGACCGCCAGGGTAGTGAAGGTCAGGAGGCCCGGCGCAATGAGGAAGAGAATCGTGTCCGCGCCTTCCGGGATGAGGTCCTCCTTGAGCAGCAGCTTGACGCCGTCGGCCAGGGACTGCAGCAACCCGTACGGTCCCACCCTGTTCGGTCCGTAGCGCAGCTGTATGCGGCCGAGCAGCTTGCGCTCGAACAGGACCAGATAGGCGGCGATGGTCATTACCACCATCATCACCACCCCGCACTTAATGACCAACACAATCAGGCCGAGCAGGAAATCTGCGCCCATCATACGTCATCTCCCGGACAGCTTGCGCCAAGGACCTTATCCGAGCGCTCCTCGGCGCTTGTTTCGCCCTGCTCCTTCCATATCCGTTGCAGAGGGAACGGCGCGGTCACGCCGCCCACGAACTTCCAGCCGGAATCCGGGATGCGCGGCAGCACCACGGTGTTCCGGGCCATGCGCTCGCTGGTCCGCAGCACGCCCCTGGCAAGGCCGCCCACAAGCGGCAGCAGTATTATATCGCCGTCGGCCAGATCCATGGCTTCGGCGCTCGCCGTGTGGAGAAATATTTCCGACTCGGGCATCAGTTCCCTGCCCAGCACGCCCTGGTTGGCCAGCGGGTCCGACCCGAAGATTCGCCGCCCCACGATGACTTCTTCCGGCCCCTCCACCACGTACTCGGCAAGGGGCGCGAGCATGCCGAACGGCTTCTCGGCCCGCTGCGGCAGCACGTGCACGGCGTGATCGGGTCTGGCCTCATGCATCAGGGAAAAAGCCGGCCCTGTCTCCACGGCCGAAGGCGTCTTCTGCATCGTCAGGTTCAGCTTCCGGCGCATCAGCTCTGCCCACTGAGAGGCCGAGCGCGGATCGCTGCCTGGAATTTCCGTCGTGAATTCGCGCGGCGGATGGCTGCCGCCGCCGGTCTGCTTCACCGGCGTGCCGCCCTTAAACACCGGAGCCGCGCGCTGCATCATGCCCAGGCTGTTCACGTAGCAGCCGCCGGACTCGAAAATGGTGGTCAGCGGCAGGGATACGTCCGCCTTGTTCCAGGTGTCGGAAGGCAGGCAGTCCATGCACACCAAGAGCTCCAGCTTGTCCATGCAGCTCTGCGCCCACTGGGTGCGCGGGAACTCCTGCAAGGGGTCATCGCCCACGCAGAGCAGCGCCTTGACCGAGCCACCCTCGACCGCGATCAGAATGTCTTCCAGGCTGCGGCCGTCCGGCGAGTCGGCAAGGGCAGCGCCCAGGGAGTTCGCCTCCGGCAGCAGGCAGCAGAGCCCGGCGTCCGCACCGGCGTGCCGCAGCAGCCGCACCATGCCGGCGGCCAGAGTGATCCATCCGGCGGGCATGGTCTCCCCGGCGCAGACCACCACGGGCCGCTTGGCCCTGGCCAGATCCTGGGCCACGGAGACGACAACGGCCTCCAATTTGGCGATGTCCTCGTTCATGCCGTCGTCCAGGGCCTGCAGCTCCCGCCAGAAGTCCCGGCACTCGCCGTCGAAGCCGGACTCGCCGTCCGGGAAGGTCAATGCGAGCAGCCACGCCGCCGTGGCCGGCAGGAAATGCCTGGCAACAGGAATTGCCGTGGCGTCGCAGAGCGTGTCCACCGGACGCGGATCGAGCACGGCGACCTTGGCGCCGGCGCGCTGGGCCTGGCGGATGGCCAGCGCGGAAAGGGGCGCATCGTGCAACGGGTCCGCGCCGAGCACGAGCACGAAGTCGGCCTGTCGTACCTGGCCGAGGTCCCAGGCTATCTCGCGATCCAGATGGGATGCGGCCTCATGGCAGGCGGAGCGCTCTGAAATGGTAGGGAAGTACGCTGGCGGGGCAATGCCCAGCGCATCCGTCAGGCCGCGGAGGGAGGCGAAATCCTCCAGGCTGCAGCGGGGGGAGGCGTACACGGCTACGGCGTCCGGGCCGTGCGCATCCATCGCCGCGCGAATCCTGCGCGCCGCCTCGGTCGCTGCGTTTTCGACATCCACGGGCGCACCGTCCACCAGGGCCTGCCGAGGACGCTCCGGCTGCGAGGCGTAGCCGAAACCGTACCGGCCCCTGTCGCAGAGGAAGGCGTCGTTGACGTCCATGTTCTCGCGCGCCTCGACGCGCAGCACCTCGCGGTAGCGGACCCCGGCCGTGGTGTTGCAGCCCAGGGAGCAGTGCAGGCACACGCTCGGCGCTCGCTCCAGGTCCCAGCGCCGCGCCCGGTAGCGCGAAGGTTTGTCCGTAAGCGTGCCGGTCGGGCATATCTCGGCGATGTTGCCGGAGAACGGGCTCTCCAGCCGGCCCGGCTCGAACCGGCCGTAGTAGACGCGCCCGGCGATGCCGAAGGTGCCGTAGTCCGTGCCCCCGGCGTACTCGCGGTAGAACCGCACGCAGCGGTAGCAGTGGATGCAGCGATTCATCTCGTGCTGGATGAGCGGGCCCAGATACTGATTCTCGTAGGTGCGCTTCTTGCCGCGGTAATGGCGGAGTCCGTGGCCGCCGGACACGGTCATGTCCTGCAGCAGGCAGTGGCCGCCCTCGTCGCAGATGGGGCAGTCGTGCGGATGGTCGAGCATGAGCCACTCGATGACCTGGGCGCGGAAGGCCATGGCTTCCGGATGGTTGGTGGAGACGACCATGCCGTCGCGCGCATCCACCATGCAGCTCATGTCCAGCCCCTTCTTATGGCCTTCGATAAACTTGACGGCGCACATGCGGCAGGCGCCGACCGCGCCCAGCGACTTGTGGTAGCAGAAGCGCGGGATCTTGATGCCCAGGCGTTCGGCGGCGTCGATGACCTTGGTTCCGGCCTCGACCTCCACTTCACGTCCGTCGATGGTCAGCTTGGGCACGATATCTCTCCAACGTTCAGGTCTTCCGGATCAGCGCGCGGCGATCCGGTCAGGACGCATCCCTGTCGAGAACCTTCCAGTCCCCGGGTTTTGGTTTTTCCATGTCGCCGAAGGGGCAGCCGCGGCCGTCCAGGTGCTCGCGCACCTCGTCGCGGAAGCTGCGCAGAAGCCCCTTGACCGTGGAGGCGGCTCCCGGCGCAAAGCCGCAGTACGCGTGGGCCATGCCCGCGGCCACCGTCTCCAGCCGCTTGACGTCCGCCTCGGTCCCGTCGCCGGCTTCGATGTCCTGCAGGAGGCTGAGCATGTACGGGATTCCGTCGCGGCACGGCGTGCACCAGCCGCACGACTCCCGCGCAAAATAGGTCAGGATATTGATGGTAGCCTGTACGAGGCAGGTGTTCTTGTCGAAGACCACGATGGAGCCGGTGCCAAGGGAGAGGCCGGCGGCTTTCATGGAGTCGAAGTCCATGGGCGTTGCGAGCTGGGCCTGGGTGACGAAACTCGTGGACGCGCCGCCCGGAATGCATGTCTTGAACTCCGCGCCGGGCAGCATGCCGCCTGCATGCTCGAAAATTATGTCGCCCAGGCGGGTGCCCATGGGCAGCTCGTAGCAACCGGGATCGACCACCTCGCCGCTCACGCAGTACAGCTTGGTGCCGTCGCCTGTGGGCGTGGCCGCGAGGCCCTTGAACCACTCCACCCCGTTGCGGATGATGTGCGGGACGTGGGCCAGCGTCTCCACGTTGTTGACCACGGTGGGCATGCCCCACAGGCCGGAGCTGGTCATATGGCCGGTCTTGTCCGGGTTGGGCCGTTTGCCCATGATGGCGTTGGCCTGGGCCGAGCTCTCGCCGCAGATGTAGCGCCCAGCGCTGCGGTGCACCTCGATGTCGAAGGAAAAATCGCTGCCCAGTATGTTCTTGCCCAGCATGCCGGCCTCACGCGCCGCGGACAGCTCGCGCTCGATGAGCTCTGCATCGTCGTTGTACGACGGCCGGATGAAGAACACCGCGACGTCGGCCTGCACGGCATAGGCGGCCATGGTGATGCCTTCGATGACCAGGTGCGGGTCCGTGTTGACCAGGACCCTGTCCTTGAAGGTGCCGGGCTCCATCTCGTCGGTGTTGGACTGGATATAGCGCGGATGGGGCGCGTCCTTGCGCACGAAGCCCCACTTGCGGCCGGCGGGAAAACCCGCGCCGCCGCGGCCCCGCAGGCCGGACTCTGTCACCATATTAATGACTTCATCCGGGGTCATGGTGCGGACCGCGCGCTCCAGCGCCTCGTACCCGCCGAGCTGGCGGTACTCGTCGAAGCCCACCGGACCGCAGTCCGAGCGCATGTTTTTCAGCAGTACACGTTCACTCATGGCGCTACCTGCAGAGGCATTGGATGATGTTGTCGGCGTTCTCCCGCAGCTCGTCGATGATCTCGTCCACCTTTTTCGGGGTCAGCCTGCCGTAATGCTTGCCGTTGATGAGCATGGCCGGCGCATTGTGGCAGTTGCCCAGACAGGCCGTGGGCAGCACCGTGAACAGCCCGTCCTCCGTAACCTCGCCCACGCCTACGCCCAGCTTGTCGCAGAGGTACTGGAACAGGCTGTTCTCGTGGTGCATCCAGCAGGCAACGCCGTCGCAGACGTGGATCACGAAGCGGCCCACCGGCCTGCGGTAGATGAAGTCGTAGAAGGTGCACAGCTCCTCCAGCTCCACGGTGGTCTTGCCGGTCAGGCGCGAGGCATGGCCCAGGGCCACGTCGGAAAAGCAGCCGAAATGGTTCTGCAGCAGATATATGATGTCGATGAGCTTCTCTTCGACATGCTCGGCCTCCCGGACCATGGTTTGTATCTCTGTTTCCAGCTCTTCCGGCAGCAGCATGCTCGTCTCCCTAGCGATCCAGATCCGGTGCGATGTAATCCGTCGAACCGATGATGGCGATGAAGTCCGGCAAAAGATGGCCGATGGTCATGAGGGGCAGGGCCTGCACGGTGGGGTAGCCGGCGGAGCGCATGTGCAGCCGGTACGGCATGTTCCCGCCGTCGCTCACGATGTAGAACCCCTGCTCACCGCGGGGCGATTCGGTCACTGCATACGCCTCGCCGGCCGGCACCTTGGGCCCGCGCGTGGCGTTGATGAAATGGTGTATCAGGCTCTCGATGTCTTCGAGCGTGTCCTTCTTGTCCGGTATGCAATAGCGGTAATCCTCGGAGATGTGCCGTCCCGATGGCATCCCCTCCAGGCACTGGGAGATGATCCGGTTGCTCTGCAGCATCTCCTCGAAACGCACTTCATAGCGCGCCAGGCAGTCGCCATCCTCCCGGGTCGGGATGTCGAAATCGTACTGCTCGTACCCGGAGTACGGCGTCACCTTGCGCAGGTCCCACTCCTTGCCGCAGGCGCGGAGGTTCGGCCCGGTCAAGCCATGGTCGATGGCGTCCTCCAGGGTGATAGGGCCAATGCCCCGTATCCTGGCTCTGAGGATGGGGTTGCCGGAAATCAGGCGGTGGTAGCTGCGGACTCTTTTGGGGAAACCGCTGACAAAGTCCCGCACCATCGTGTCCCAGCCTTCGGGCAGATCCATGGCCAGGCCGCCGATGCGCAGCCAGGCCGGATGCAGGCGGGCTCCGGTGATGGTCTCGATGATGTCCAGAACCTGCTCGCGCTCCCGGAAGGTGTGGAACACGGGCGTCATCATGCCCAGGTCCTGCACCATGGTTCCCAGCCAGAGCAGATGGTTGGAGAGCCGGAAGAACTCGGAGAGCATGACCCGCACGCACTGCGCCCGCGCCGGCACGGTGATGTCGCACAGCTTCTCGATGGCCAGCAGATAGGTGAGGTTGTTGGCAACGCCGCTCAGATAGTCGAGCCGGTCCGTGTAGGGAATGTACTGGTGCCAGGACTGGTGCTCGGCGATCTTCTCGGCCCCGCGGTGGTGGAAGCCGATGTCCGAAGCCATGTCCACAATCTCCTCGCCGTGCAGCTCCAGCACGAAACGCACCACGCCGTGGGTGCTGTAGTGGTGCGGACCGATGTTGAGCACGAACTCGCGTTTGGTGGGCGAGGTGGCGTGCAGGCGACGGAGCAGCTCGCCTGCGTCCTCGGGCTGCATGCGCAGAACGTCCTCCTCCAGATACGGCGCCATCTCCGTGGCCCTGTGGGGCTCGCTCTTGCGCAAGGGATGGCCCGGCCACGTCCGGGGCATGATCAGACGGCGCAGCTCCGGGTGGCCGACGAAGCGGATGCCGAACATGTCCCAGACCTCGCGCTCGTACCAGTTGGCGCAGGCCCAGACCGATGTGGCCGTAGGCGCTTCGGGCTCGGCCCCGGATAGGGGCACGCGCAGGCGAAGGCGCTCCACCGCGCTCAGGGAGGTCAGGGTGTAGACCAGGGTGAAGTCGTGCTCCACCGGAACCTTTCTCGTGCTCTCGTCCACCGCGGTGAGGTCCTCGAAGCGCTCATACTTCACGGGCGACTCGTGCTTGAGCCACTTCAGCACGTCAACGACGTGGTCCGCCGACACGGTCACCGTGGGCATGTCCACCGGGTCCTCGCGCCACGTTGCCAGCTCACCGAAGCGTTCCTCGATGGCCTTGCGCAGCACCGTCTGCCGCGCCGAGAACTCCAGCACGGGCGGCGGCGGTGTCCACATCTCCTCGGAGCGGCTGCCGGCGAAGCCCGGCGGGGTGACGGAGGTGCCGCGCACCGGAATGCCCTGCATGCCCGGCCCGCGCGTATCGCGATCCTTGCTGACGCCCACTTCCAGAATATCGTCGCGTCCGCCCAGCTGGCCGCCGGACAGGCCGAGCACCGGCTTGAGCGGCCGGTTCTTGCGCTTGATCATGTCCTGCAGGGTGATGAGACCGTACATCAGGGCTTCCGGCCGCGGCGGGCAGCCCGTGATGTACAC from Oceanidesulfovibrio marinus includes:
- a CDS encoding fused MFS/spermidine synthase; the encoded protein is MVLTAFMFGLGFGSWGLGKLADRWGERTLLRCYVAVELGVAAWALLLPVFLGWTESAYILFNQVASPGPVLLNAVRLFLAFLLLLVPTTFIGGTLPLLSRLVVRNSQTISVPVAALYTANTFGAILGVLVTGYVLLPHAGVHYTTLTAVGCNVCVAAGFWLLSRRDRRAEGAAVLVESAARREPADVQQLAILIGFCVSGAATILYEVAWSRTLVMILGTTTYAFTTMLAVILVGITLGSALYRYIPAAVSRTWLYVVLQMLVGFSVLATIPAFEKLPFVFLSLYEETAGSWLLLQVVRFSLCGLVMLIPTVAMGMLFPVVSALFVKRPGHVGSRIGQAYAVNTFGAAAGACLAGLVLVPGIGMERTILAGSLLNLLAALGLVLVIPVRVLFRGGVIAGTLALLLFQFAFIGAWSPHILNSGVYVYASRYESMRDRVGEASGVKSAIHDLSDWDVWELAMKQYKLLFYDTGPAVTVAVMERPDGLRFLTIDGKTDASTSTTTDMRTQVMIGQLPMLFHDNPEDVLVVGLGSGVTVGSVLTHPVRSVDCAEISPAVIKAATLFAEENHDALDDPRLHIVRRDARNYLLTAAHDYDAIVSQPSNPWVRGESSLFTKEYYELCHSRLRDDGVFVQWVPAYHMAENDLKLILRTLASVFDDLTLWSSGSAGDLVIVAKKGGPCLVDHSRFLNRVSRPSVWDDIARLDLNPALLPSLLFVMNGSEVSALLDDPGRHPLLNTDDHLVTEFLTPKRMVAGTDARTFLDPHELHGDMNSLNTLFFDWNTRALQRLIDSNG
- the rsgA gene encoding ribosome small subunit-dependent GTPase A translates to MSFYDLIDLGWSSFFSTPFDSLNLSGLAPARVARAERERYLLMHAGGYACAVLAGRLRHESLGPGGLPVVGDWIVARLEDLPHNGCVEADTHSEAQFGAARIEAILPRRTLLSRLDPSGGAQQPLAANVDLVLLAAGLDHDFNPRRLERGAALARGAGAEPVVVLTKADLRPDCRRELSQVMSAVPGAYAFALSARTGQGVDELRGLLTPGVTAVLLGSSGAGKSTLVNRLLGSQQQRTAAVREADSRGRHATTHRELFPLPGGGLLIDTPGLRAFGLTGEDGVGDLFADVERFAASCRFRDCRHEAEPGCGVKQAMDRGELTPERYASFLKLRSEAERIERRQASPTDLEAKRRDKELGKLLKRYARINPKG
- the nuoH gene encoding NADH-quinone oxidoreductase subunit NuoH, with amino-acid sequence MMGADFLLGLIVLVIKCGVVMMVVMTIAAYLVLFERKLLGRIQLRYGPNRVGPYGLLQSLADGVKLLLKEDLIPEGADTILFLIAPGLLTFTTLAVFALVPFGGNIHLFGHTVPLVISDMDIGVLVFLALSSIGVYSVALGGWASNSKFSLIGAVRGVAQMISYELPLSLSLVPVFMMAGSLSLTDIVNAQSSYPFIVVQPVSAAIFFICSLAESKRIPFDIPEGENELQAGFHTEYSGMRFALFFLGEYVNMILFGALMAVFFLGGWRGPLLPGPIWLLIKIAIVPFLLVWTRGTMPRMRYDHLMHFCWKVLMPIALANIVVTGAVMAALG
- the nuoG gene encoding NADH-quinone oxidoreductase subunit NuoG translates to MPKLTIDGREVEVEAGTKVIDAAERLGIKIPRFCYHKSLGAVGACRMCAVKFIEGHKKGLDMSCMVDARDGMVVSTNHPEAMAFRAQVIEWLMLDHPHDCPICDEGGHCLLQDMTVSGGHGLRHYRGKKRTYENQYLGPLIQHEMNRCIHCYRCVRFYREYAGGTDYGTFGIAGRVYYGRFEPGRLESPFSGNIAEICPTGTLTDKPSRYRARRWDLERAPSVCLHCSLGCNTTAGVRYREVLRVEARENMDVNDAFLCDRGRYGFGYASQPERPRQALVDGAPVDVENAATEAARRIRAAMDAHGPDAVAVYASPRCSLEDFASLRGLTDALGIAPPAYFPTISERSACHEAASHLDREIAWDLGQVRQADFVLVLGADPLHDAPLSALAIRQAQRAGAKVAVLDPRPVDTLCDATAIPVARHFLPATAAWLLALTFPDGESGFDGECRDFWRELQALDDGMNEDIAKLEAVVVSVAQDLARAKRPVVVCAGETMPAGWITLAAGMVRLLRHAGADAGLCCLLPEANSLGAALADSPDGRSLEDILIAVEGGSVKALLCVGDDPLQEFPRTQWAQSCMDKLELLVCMDCLPSDTWNKADVSLPLTTIFESGGCYVNSLGMMQRAAPVFKGGTPVKQTGGGSHPPREFTTEIPGSDPRSASQWAELMRRKLNLTMQKTPSAVETGPAFSLMHEARPDHAVHVLPQRAEKPFGMLAPLAEYVVEGPEEVIVGRRIFGSDPLANQGVLGRELMPESEIFLHTASAEAMDLADGDIILLPLVGGLARGVLRTSERMARNTVVLPRIPDSGWKFVGGVTAPFPLQRIWKEQGETSAEERSDKVLGASCPGDDV
- a CDS encoding complex I 51 kDa subunit family protein → MSERVLLKNMRSDCGPVGFDEYRQLGGYEALERAVRTMTPDEVINMVTESGLRGRGGAGFPAGRKWGFVRKDAPHPRYIQSNTDEMEPGTFKDRVLVNTDPHLVIEGITMAAYAVQADVAVFFIRPSYNDDAELIERELSAAREAGMLGKNILGSDFSFDIEVHRSAGRYICGESSAQANAIMGKRPNPDKTGHMTSSGLWGMPTVVNNVETLAHVPHIIRNGVEWFKGLAATPTGDGTKLYCVSGEVVDPGCYELPMGTRLGDIIFEHAGGMLPGAEFKTCIPGGASTSFVTQAQLATPMDFDSMKAAGLSLGTGSIVVFDKNTCLVQATINILTYFARESCGWCTPCRDGIPYMLSLLQDIEAGDGTEADVKRLETVAAGMAHAYCGFAPGAASTVKGLLRSFRDEVREHLDGRGCPFGDMEKPKPGDWKVLDRDAS
- the nuoE gene encoding NADH-quinone oxidoreductase subunit NuoE is translated as MLLPEELETEIQTMVREAEHVEEKLIDIIYLLQNHFGCFSDVALGHASRLTGKTTVELEELCTFYDFIYRRPVGRFVIHVCDGVACWMHHENSLFQYLCDKLGVGVGEVTEDGLFTVLPTACLGNCHNAPAMLINGKHYGRLTPKKVDEIIDELRENADNIIQCLCR